The Vibrio tarriae genome includes the window AAGTGCAGTACGATTTGCCTGAAGGGCGGGGTCGTAAAGCGATGGAAGAGTACCTGAATGTGATGAATCAAGCGCGTAAAGAGGAACTTGCGCAGCTGCTTGGGGTCGATATCTACATCTAAAACTGAGGTGAACTCGATGAAGATGCATGTGCTGAAATTACTCATCATCCCCACCATGGCTCTGCTGCTGTCGGCTTGTACAAGCTTGCCACCTGAGTTGGGCAATCCCGATGATAAAAGCGTCGTGACTCAATATTCGGCTTGGCTTGAGCGCGATCCGGCTGCGCAATCACCCGTTCGAATGGGCGGCGTTGTTGCCAACATCAGCAACCAAAAAGATCGCACCCGCGTTGAGCTGGTCAACCTACCGATTGATAGCGCAGGGCGCCCCAACATCCATCATGAGCCGCAAGGCCGCTTTGTCGCTTATGTACCGGGGTTTTTGGATCCAATCACTTATGGTGAAGGTCGCTTGCTCACCCTTTATGGTACGACCGCGCCATCTGAACAGGGCAAAGTGGGGGACTATGAGCACACTTATCCGGTGATGAATGCGCAAGGTTACCATTTGTGGCGAGTGGAAGAGCGCGTCGAAGTCGAGGAGATTGGCCCGTACATGTTCCCTTGTCGCGGTTTCTACTGTTGGCCACGGACGATGCCTGAACGGGGCGGAAAGATCATTCAAGAAGTCAAATGAACCAAATTTCAACCACTTATCTGCTCGAACAAGGCCAATTAGCGGCCATTGAAGTGGGCAATGCAAAAATGGCCGAAGTTTCGGTCATTTTTATTCATGGCTGGCTGGATAACGCGGCGAGTTTCTTGTCACTGATGGCTGCGCTCCATGCGCTGGATCCTAAGCTGCATCTGTGCGCGGTTGATCTGCCCGGTCACGGTTTATCCAGCCATAAAGCGGGTTACCCGGCATTTCACGACTATATCGACGATATTGACCAGCTATTGCTCAACTTATCGCCAAACAAACCCGTGTTGGTAGGGCATTCGCTTGGTGCTTTAATCGCAAGTTGTTATAGTGCCGCCTTTCCCGAGCAAGTCAGCGCCTTAGTGCAGATAGAAGGCTTTGGCCCACTTGCTGAGCCCGCGAACCAGAGCGTCACGCGTTTGCGGCAAGGGATACGTTCGCGCCATGCGTTACGTAAAGCTAAACCTCGTGGGTATGCCAGCTTTGAACATGCGCTGCGTCATCGTGCGTTGGCCAATCAGTTACCGGCTGAATTGCTGCGTCCGTTGGTCGAGCGTGGCACCTATCAGCATAACGAGCAGTGGTTCTGGCGGCACGATCTTAAGCTCAAGGCCGATTCGTTGTACCGGATGTCCCCTGAGCAAGCCGCGCAGATCTGTGAGCAAGTTTGCTGCCCGCAACAGGTGATATTAGGAACACAGGGGTTTGCTTCGCTGCAGCAGAGAGTGCAAGAAGAGAATCTTGCCGCAATCCCCATTCACACTGTAACGGGGGGGCATCACTGCCATTTAGAACAGCCACAATTCGTCGCTGAATTGATTTTTGGCTTAGTTAACAAAATTTAAACAAGTGTTTGAGAGTTACGTGCTCAAGCACCTCGGCTGTGCTGTAATAGCGGTCACCATTTGCATGACTACTGCATGATGACAACAACAAGAATAGCGCCAGCCAATAACGAGGAGTATTACCGTGGATAAACCTTGGCTTTCACGTTATCCGAAAGACGTACCGGAAACCATTAATCCTGATCAGTACCCATCACTGGTCGAAATGTTTGAACAATCGGTACATAAGTACGCGGATCAGCCAGCCTTCATGAACATGGGCGCGGTGATGACATTCCGTAAGCTGGAAGAGCGCAGCCGCGCCTTTGCGGCTTATTTACAAAACGATCTCAAGCTGAAAAAAGGTGACCGTGTCGCTCTGATGATGCCAAACTTGCTGCAATACCCTGTGGCGCTGTTTGGTGTTCTGCGTGCTGGCATGATCGCAGTGAACGTCAACCCACTTTACACTCCGCGAGAGCTGGAGCATCAATTGAATGATGCGGATGTCCGTGCGATTGTGATCGTCTCAAACTTTGCTAACACCTTAGAGCAGATCGTTGCCAATACACAGGTCAAGCATGTGGTGCTGACCAGTCTTGGACAGATGCTGCCACGCGCCAAAGGCACAATTGTCGATTTCGTGGTGAAATACGTCAAAGGCATGGTACCTAAGTACGATCTGCCGGGCGCGATTTCAATGCGTAAAGCGCTGCACAAAGGCCGCCGTCTGCAATACGTGAAGCCGTTTATGTCTGGTGAAGACATTGCTTTCCTGCAATACACGGGCGGTACAACCGGTGTGGCGAAAGGCGCCATTCTGACGCACCGCAATATGGTCGCGAACGTGCTGCAAGCCAAAGGCGCTTACGGCCCTGTGCTGCAAGAGGGTCGCGAGTTGGTGGTTACGGCGTTGCCGCTGTATCACGTGTTTGCTTTAACGGTAAACTGTCTACTGTTTATTGAAATGGGTGGCAGCAATCTCTTGATCACAAACCCACGCGACATTCCTGGGTTTGTCAAAGAGCTGCAAAAGTACCCATTTACAGCCATTACTGGTGTAAACACCTTGTTTAATGCGCTGGTTAATAACGAAGATTTCCACGAGCTCGACTTCAAAAACATGAAGTTAGCGGTTGGTGGCGGTATGGCGGTACAACGTGCGGTCGCGGATCGTTGGAAAAAGACCACCGGTGTCCATTTGCTAGAAGGCTATGGTCTGACCGAATGTTCGCCACTGGTGACCGGCAATCCATACGATTTGACCGATTACACGGGCGCGATTGGTTTGCCAGTACCCTCAACTGAAGTGCGGATTGTGGATGATGCGGGTAATGTTTTGCCTAACGATCAAGTCGGTGAGCTGCAAGTGCGCGGCCCGCAGGTGATGCAAGGCTATTGGCAACGCCCTGAAGCGACCAAAGAAGTGCTCAATGCTGAGGGATGGCTCTCAACCGGCGATATCGTGAAATTTGATGAGCAAGGTTTGCTGCACATCGTCGATCGTAAGAAAGACATGATTCTGGTTTCAGGCTTTAACGTGTATCCGAATGAAATCGAAGATGTGGTGGCGCTGCACGGCAAAGTGCTAGAAGTCGCAGCGATTGGTCAAGCTAACGATGTTTCTGGCGAATTGGTGAAGATTTATGTGGTGAAGCGCGATCCGAGCCTAACCAAAGACGAAGTGATTGCTCACTGTCGTAAGCATTTGACCGGTTATAAAGTGCCAAAACTGGTTGAATTTCGTGACGATCTGCCAAAAACCAACGTGGGCAAAATTCTGCGTCGTGTGCTGCGTGAAGAAAATGACGCACAGTTGGCAGCAAAGGCGAAGCAAAGCGCATAAGCTGTACCCAGCTGCGAGTATTTTTATTTTAGAATGCCGGCCGTGATTGCCGGCATTTTCTTTCAAATGAAGTGCCTCTTCTTTTGAGCAACAACAGTGAGTCTTCTGTGAATTATCAAATTATTACCCAACTTGGCGATCTACAACGAGCCTGTCTTACTGCCCGTGATGCGGATGTGGTGATGCTGGATACCGAATTTGTCCGCACCCGCACCTTCTTTCCGCAACTGGGGTTGATCCAGATGTTTGATGGGGAAAACCTATCGCTGATTGATCCCACCGTGCTGGATGAAATGACGCCGTTTGTCGAGTTATTGCAAGATACTTCGGTATTGAAAGTGCTGCACGCTTGTGGCGAAGATTTGGAAGTATTCCAGAATGCGTTTGGCTGCACGCCTTTCCCTATGGTCGATACCCAAATCATGGCTGCGTTTTTAGGCTACGGATTATCCACTGGCTTTGCCGCGTTAGTGCAAGATCAACTGCAAGTTGAGTTAGATAAAAGCGAATCCCGCACCGATTGGTTAGCTCGCCCGCTGAGTGACAAGCAACTGGAATACGCCGCGGCCGATGTGTTTTACCTGCTACCTATGTACGAAAAACTGGTCGAGCGAGTGACCCAAGCCGGCTGGTGGGACGCGGCATTGCAAGAGAGTGAATTGCAAGTGGCGAAGCGCACCAAAATCATGAATCCAGAGCTCGCCTATTTAGAGATCAAAGGGGCTTGGCAGCTTAAGCCTAAAGAACTGGCGATCCTCAAACCCTTAGCAACATGGCGTTACCATGAAGCAGTAAAGCGAGATTTGGCGCTCAACTTCGTGATTAAAGAAACGGACTTACTGACCATTTCGCGTTTGGCGTTACTCAGTCCGAAACGCATGGAAGAAGAGGGGATTGATCCGCATGCGATTCGTCGTCACAGCAGCAAAATCATTACCATGGTGAAAGCTGCTCTAGAAACCCCTGCCGATGCGTACCCGCCAGAAATCATTCCTATCATGGAATACCCAGGTTATAAGCAGCTGTTCAAGCGTTTGAAAGATGAAGTGAAAGGCGTTTCGAACACCAGTGGTCTGGCGACTGAATTTCTGGCCTCAAAAAAGCAGCTTAACCAACTGCTGAGTTGGGTATGGAAACGCGACCGCGACCCAGCCCGCTTGCCTGATTTAATGCAAGGGTGGCGTTTGCCATTACTTGGCGAGAAGCTTAATACGCTCGTCTCGAAATAATCCCAGTAAAATTCAATGAACAGCAGGCGCTATGATTTTTCGCGAAGTGCCTGCTTACATTGTGCGGCATCGTGCGATAATGCCGCCTTTATCGACTCTTCCCACCTCATCATGAAGAGCAAGGAAACTCATCAATAAGGATCGTTATGTCTGCGACTCAATACCTCAATCAACTTAACCACCGCTATCTGAACATCCATCGTGTCAAAGAAGATTTCTTCTGGGACACTTATATGGGGCTAAGTGATGATCATGCAGGTTCAGCACAAGCGCAAACTGAGTGGACTCAATTTCTGAGTAATGGTGCGCAAATTGAGGAGATCCGTCAGCAAATCGAACGGGCTGAACAGATCACGGATAGCGAAGAAAAAGCGCAAACCTTAACGGGCTTACAAGGCTGGCTCGCGATGTTTCAAAGCCATGCGTTGGAATCCGAGCAAGCGCAGTCACTCAAAGCCGGATTGATCCAATTTGAAGCCGAGCTGTTCGAGAAAAAACAGAAGCATGTGCTGACTTATACCAACGAACAGGGCGAAGCAGTCGAAGCTTCGATTGTCACTTTAGGTTCCACGGTGCGTACTCATGATCAAGAAGCGGTACGTCGCAGCGCTCATCAGGCTTTCTTGGACTTAGAGCAGTGGCTATTACAAAACGGATTGCTCGAACTGGTGAAGCGCCGTAACCATTTTGCGCGCAGCTTGGGTTATCAAACCTTTTTTGATTACTCGGTGGCCAAAAAAGAGAAGATGACCACAGCGCAACTGTTCACCATTTTGGATGATTTTGAACAGCGCACGCGTGATCGCCACTTCAGCAGCTTGGCGGAACTTGCGCAAAGTAAAGGGCAGCAAGCGCTGCAAGGGCATAACTTTGTCTACTCGTTTGCCGGCGATGTGATGCGCGAGCTGGATCCTTACGTGCCATTTTCACAATCGCTGCGCCGTTGGGTGGAATCGTTTGGTCGCCTTAACATTGAATTTAGTGGTGCAGAGTTGACGCTCGATTTGCTGGATCGTAAAGGCAAATACCCGAACGGTTTCTGCCACGGGCCGATTCCTGCGTTTTACGACCAAGGTAATTGGGTGGCGGCGAAAGTCAATTTCACCAGTAATGCCAAGCCAGATCAGATGGGCAGTGGCTATGATGGCATCAACACCTTGTTCCATGAAGGTGGGCACGCGGCGCACTTTGCGAATGTGAAGATGAACGCGCCATGTTTTTCACAAGAGTTTGCACCGACGTCGATGGCGTATGCCGAAACGCAATCCATGTTCTGCGACAGCTTACTCACCGATGCGGATTGGTTGAAAACCTATGCCAAAGATGCGCAAGGTAACCCAGTGCCAGATGAGCTGATCAAAGCCATGGCATTTAGCCGCCAGCCGTTTAAAGCTTACGGAGAGCGTAGTATTTTGCTCGTGCCGTATTTCGAGCGGGCGCTGTATGAACTGAGCGAGGAAGAGCTGACCGCAGAGCGCGTCACTGAACTGGCTAGAGCAACCGAAAAACACATTATCGGCTTAGAATGCAGCCCGCGTCCGCTGATGGCGATCCCGCATCTGTTATCCGATGAATCGGCATGTGCGTATCATGGCTACTTGTTGGCGCACATGGCGGTGTACCAAACCCGCGCTTATTTCCTTGAGCAGTTTGGTTATCTCACCGATAACCCAGCGATTGGGCCACTGTTGGCGAAGCATTATTGGCAGCAAGGCAATGCACTTTCTCACAATGACACCATTGTGAACCTCACTGGTGAAGGCTTTAATGCTCGCTATCTTGCCGATGCCTGTAACTTAACTCCGGATGAAGCATGGCAAAAGCAGCAGCACAAAATGGCGCAATTGGCGACGCGTGAGCAAGCCAAACCCGCTTCATTAAATGCGCAGATTCGCGTGGTTGATGGTGCTATTGAGCTGGCGTCTAACCGTGATTCGGATGAGGAGATGTGCCGCCAATTTGAGGCGTACATTGCCAAACAATACGGCTGCTAATTGGGCTGTAAGTGAAACTCACGGACTGAAAAATAAAAAGGCTGAACGCATAAGGTTCGGCCTTTTTTCTCCTGTCTATTGCGATAGTTTACGCCGCAAGAAGCAATGCCCAGCAGCAAGCAACACACCGCTGACTAAACCGGCCAAGTGCGCTTCGGTGGCGACGCGTGCGCCAATCAATTCTGCGGTGCTGGCGGATGCGCCAAACCACTGCTCCCATGCGACTTTTCCGATCACGCCAAGCACTAACAGCCAACTGCTGCGCCGTCCATTCAGCGCTTCATTCAGCGCGTAGTAAGCAAAGAGACCATGCAAGGTGCCAGAGAGCCCAACATAAGACTGCATGTCGGAGGCGAGAATCATCCCCCCCACCGCAAGGCTGATCACTACCAGAGGGATCAGTAACTGGCGTAGCGTGGGCTTAAACACAAAACTGATGATCCACAAAGCGGCAAGGTTCATCGCCCAGTGGGCAAAGTTGGTGTGTGCGAAGTTTCCTGTTAGGATGCGCCACCATTGACCTTGCTCTATGGCGCTGAAGTGCCACAGAGTCAGCTCATGCAGTGGTGGCCACTGTAGACTTAAACTCAACAGGCTTATAGCCAATAACAGCAGGTAAAGATTCACGTCATGTCCCGTTATTGTTCAGAGTGTGGTAAAGCGCGTAAAGCGTGCTTGTGTCCGTCCATTGTCGCGCTGGAAAGTGCGGTTGAGCTTATCATTCTTCAACACCCAACGGAACAAAAGCGCCCACTGGGTACCGCGCGCATTCTCAGCTTGTCATTGGCCAATTGTCGGCTGTTAGTGGGTGAAGATTTTCGTGAGCATGACGAACTAAACCAACTGCTGGCAGAGCCGGATGTGGACCACTATGTGCTTTATCCGAATGAACACGCGCAAGAGTGCACAAAGATAAGCCTCACGACAGCGCGCAAAACGCGGGTGATTTTGCTCGATGGGACGTGGAAAAAAGCCTACAAGATGTGGCAAATCAACACTCAACTGCATGACTTACCGAGCCTACATTTGCCGGGCGAGTGTGTTGGACATTACCGAATTCGTAAAGCGCCGGATGATACCGCGCTTTCGACTGTGGAGGCGGGGTATCATCTGCTCCAAAAATGGCAACCTGAGCGTGACTTTTCACCACTGCTCAAGGTGTTTGATGCCATGATTCAATATCAGATCGATCAGATGCCAGAAGGCGTTTTCGAGCGAAATTACCGTCAGTAATGACTCTGTGCCGAGAAGAGCTGCTGATGTAGTCGCTGCGCGTACGCATCCGTCATTGCGGCAATGTAATCACAGATCACGCGCATGCCTTCGTCTTGCGCTTGGGCTTTGCGCCACTTTTCGCCGGTGGCTTGTGGCAGTAGTCGCTCAGGGTCAGCGCTTAACGCTTCAAACAAATCCATAATCAGTTGCTGGCCTTTGTATTCAAAGCGTTGTACCTGCGGAATTTGAATCACGTATTGGCTTACAAAGTGTTTGAGCACTTCAAGTGCATTGCCCATGTGCGGCTCGATATAAGCATTGAAAGCCAACAGTTCATTATGGAAAGGCGCTTCAACTGGCTTCACGCTGATACTGGTTAAAAGCGCATTCACTATGCCGCCAATCGCATCTTTGCGCACATAGTGTTTGCCAGAAAACAGCATCTCACTCAGCTCGGCAATATGCTCTTCAAACCAAGGATCGCCGCACTCGGCAAGCTGCGCTGCTGCGGCTTCTTGCCACTGCGCGCGGGTTACCATGCCCAGCACAATCGCATCTTCCAGATCATGCACGCCGTAAGCGATGTCATCCGCCAGTTCCATGATCGAGCAATCGAGCGATTTAAAGCGAGTTTTACGGTGCTCTTTGGGGGAGCTTGGTTCTGCGCGCATTTGCCCCAGCAATTCACGATCACTTTCACACAACGGCTCCAGCACCCAGTCTAAACTCGCGAGATCACAATCGTAGATGCCTTTTGCGGGCGACCAGTCTTTAGCTTTCAGTTGGCGTTGGTGGGCGACCGCAGGCGGTGGTGTTGCAGCGCGCGTGGTACTCAGCAGCGCAGGGTATTTCAAAAGCCCTAGTAACGTACGGCGCGACAGGTTCATACCGTGATGTTCAGTGTAAGGCTCTAAACTGGTGACGATCCGGAAAGTCTGCGCATTGCCCTCAAAGCCACCGTGATCGCGCATCATATAATTGAGGGCAATTTCACCGCCATGCCCGTAAGGAGGATGGCCGATATCGTGCGCAAGGCAGAGAGAATCAATCAAGCTGTCAGAGGGTAAGAGCTCACGAAACTCCGGCTGTTTGAGTTTAATTTGCGCGACGATGCCGGTACCAATTTGCGCCGCTTCCAGTGAATGAGTGAGGCGAGTGCGATGAAAGTCATTCAGGCTTGTGCCGTGGACTTGAGTTTTGGCTTGCAAGCGCCGAAAAGCCGCTGAATGGAGGATACGTGCGCGATCGCGCTGAAATGGGCTGCGATGATCGTTGCGGCGAATTTTGTGCTCATCGTTGTTACGAGCTAACCACTCAGGGTTTAGGGATACTTGCATCGCGTGACTCCATGCACGAACTTTCTTTTACTTACAACACGTTAACTCTCGAACGCTTAACTTACTGTGGCTTAACTGATTTCGTCCAGCGTTAATTCAAAACTCGGGGCAAAGGTTTGTAGGAAATAGTCCATCTCTTCGCTGTGCCGTTCACGTAACGTCACATCAAGGCGTTTTTTCGCTTGAGCGTATTCATGGTTACCTGCGCTGAGTTCTTCCAAACATTTCAAATAGGCGCAAATCGCATCGGCTTGTTTAACGATGGCGCTTTCATCGGGATCGGCCGCATTGGAGATAAGAAACGGGCGAAAATCGTCGCGCAGTTCCTCTGGGAGCATGTCCAACAAACGTAGCTCGGCCGCCGCTTCGATTTTTTTGTACTCTTTAGCGATCTCGGGATTGAAATATTTGATGGGCGTGGGCAAATCACCGGTCAGCACTTCGCTGGTATCGTGATACATGGCGAGAATAGCAATGCGCTCAGGGTTGAGCGTTCCGCCAAATTTTTTGTTTTTGATCACCGCCAGCGCGTGAGCGACAAAGGCGACTTGCAGGCTGTGTTCAGAAATATTTTCACTGGAGATGGAACGCATTAATGGCCAGCGCTGAATCAGTTTCATGCGCGCGAGGTGGGCGAAAAAATGGCTCTCTTGCATAGCACTCTCACTTCCTTGCTGATGGATTGGCTTTTCAGCGGCAGATGGCGCTGAAAAGAAAATAAAAAAACAGGCTCTCTTCAGTGTATCGAAAGAGAGCCTGTTTCGCCTACCTACAATCGCAAGTCATTTTGCGACTTGCTGCCAATCTACTATTGGCTGTAAGTCGTGATAAAGCGTTCAAAGCGACTGATGGCGATTTCCAAATCTTCCACATGCGGCAGCGTCACAATGCGGAAGTGATCCGGTTTTGGCCAGTTAAAACCACTGCCTTGTACCAGTAGCACTTTTTCTTGCACTAGGAAATCGAGCACCATTTTCTGATCATCTTTGATCGGATACATCTTGGTATCAATTTTCGGGAACAGGTACATCGCGCCTTTCGGTTTCACGCAAGAAATGCCTGGGATCTGGTTAATCAGTTCCCATGCGCGATCACGTTGCTCAAGCAGTCGGCCGCCCGGCAGAATCAGCTCATTGATACTTTGGTAGCCGCCAAGTGCGGTTTGAATGGCGTGCTGCATCGGCACGTTAGCACACAAACGCATGGAGGAAAGCATATCCAGACCAGCGATATAACCTTGTGCGAGTTGTTTAGGGCCAGTCAGGAACATCCAGCCACCACGGAAACCACACACACGATAAGCTTTGGACAAACCGTTGAAGGTTGCCACTAACACATCATCCGCCAAAGTGGCGATTGAGGTATGCACGGCGCCGTCGTACAGCACTTTGTCGTAAATCTCATCAGCGAAAATGATCAACTTGTGCTTACGGGCAATTTCTACAATTTCCAGCAAGAAATCGCGGCTGTACACCGCACCCGTTGGGTTATTGGGGTTGATCAGCACAATGCCACGGGTTTTTGGAGTGATTTTGCTGCGAATATCGTCGAGATCGGGATACCAATCGGCTTCTTCATCACAGATGTAGTGCACGGCTTTGCCACCAGAAAGTGCTACCGCGGCTGTCCACAGTGGGTAATCAGGAGCGGGCACCAGCATTTCATCGCTATTGTTGAGGAGAGCTTGCATCGCCATCACGATAAGCTCTGATGCACCGTTCCCGATGTACACATCTTCGACGTCCAGACTGCGGATACCTTTTTTCTGGTAGTACTGCACCACCGCTTTACGAGCGGAATAAATGCCTTTCGAGTCACAGTAACCTTGTGAAGTGGGTAGGTTACGGATCACATCGACTAGGATCTCGTCTGGGGCGTCGAAACCAAACGGGGCAGGGTTACCGATGTTAAGCTTCAGTATTTTATGCCCTTCTTCTTCCATGCGTTTAGCATGTTTAAGCACTGGTCCTCGAATGTCATAGCAGACATTATCGAGTTTTGACGACATCCCGATATTTTGCATTGTAATATTCCTGAAAATAATCTGTTTTCTTGATCAAACTACACTAACTTGCCATTTTTTAGAATAAAAATCTAAGACAACCTGGTTTTAAAATCAGAAGACATGTTGCCTCGATCACTTGCCGAAGTAAAAGATACCCCATAACCTTGATTTCATAAGGCTCTCTCAATAGAGTAGCCGCAGTTTACCGAATCTCTCCCCGTACGAGGTCGCTTTGTTGCATTTTTATCAGGCCGTTGCTCAATTGATGGAGCACATCCGTGGCGCGAAGGATCATGATGTTCGTTTTACTCAGCCGTTGGCCGATAAGCCTCCCTTTGCGCTGATTGACTGGCTTGATGCCCAACCGATTTTCCCCAAATTTTACTGGCAATCGCGTGATACTCGTGAAGAAGTGGTCGCGCTCGGTCAGGTGTACACGTTTACCGATCCTGCTCCGGCGTATGCGATTTTAGGCGATGAGCAGCGAGTATGGGGTGGACGCTCCTTTGATGGGCATACCGCCAAAAATCCGCGTTGCATGTCTTCCTTCTTCTTTCTACCACAGATTGAACTGATTCGACGGGATGAACAATGGTTACTCGCGGTCAATATCAACAATGAGCCGCAGCGCACGCTGACCGCACTGCAAAAACTGCTGGTGGAAGTGCCCACTTTGCGTTCGATGACAGCGCACGTCACTAGTGTCGAACACACGCCAACGGCGGCTAACTGGCATGATTTGGTGGGAAAAGCGCTGGCGGGGATCACCGAACAACAGTTTAAAAAAGTGGTGTTAGCGCGTAAAACAACGCTGACGTTGGATGCACCGCTCAGTGCGGCGCAACTGCTCAAAGCTAGCCATGCCCAAAATCACCACAGCTTTCACTTTCTTTTGGCTCTCGATTCTCGCCACAGCTTTATGGGGTCAACCCCAGAGCGGCTCTACCTACGCCATGGGCAGAATCTGGAAACCGAAGCTTTAGCGGGCACGATTGGCCGGGGAGCTAATGCGACGCAAGATATGGAACTGGCTCACTGGCTGACGCATGACAGTAAAAACCTCAATGAAAATCAGTTGGTGGTAGAGGACATTATCGAAAGCCTCGCGCCACACGCCGAGCAGATCCATACCCAGCGAGAAGCGCAACTGGTGCGATTGCGTAAAGTGCAGCATCTGAAAAAACGCATTGATGCGCAGCTTAAATCTGGGGTCAATGGCGTGCAGTTACTGGGCGCATTACAACCTACCGCCGCGGTTGCGGGTTTACCTCGTCAAGCGGCACTGGCTTTCATCGCGGAAAATGAGCCTTTTGCACGCGGCTGGTACGCAGGCTCCATGGGTTACTTTAGCCATGCGCAAGCCGAGTTTTGTGTGGCGATCCGCAGTGCTTTAGTGGTGGATAAACAAGTTCAGCTCTATGCAGGCGCTGGCATTGTGCCGGGCTCGACTGCTGAGCATGAATGGCAGGAGCTGGATAAAAAGCTCTCTACCTTATTGAGCTTGATAACCGACCGCTTACCGCTGGGAGTGGCATCATGAACCACGATCAAGCTTTATTGAACCGCCTTTGGTCGCGAGTGTTACTCGAAGAGTTAAGCCGTTTGGGAGTGACACAAGTGTGTGTGGCTCCGGGCTCTCGTTCAACCCCGTTGACGCTTGAGGCTAATGCGAATACGGCTTTCACGTTACATACTCACTATGACGAGCGCGGCTTAGGGTTTATGGCGCTTGGTTTAGCGAAAGCCAGCCAACAGCCTGTTGCGGTGATTGTAACTTCGGGCACTGCAGTGGCGAACTTATTACCAGCCATTGCTGAATCCAAACTCACCGGTGAACGTTTAGTGGTACTTACGGCGGATCGTCCGCTTGAGCTAGTGGGGTGTGGTGCCAATCAAGCCATTGTGCAATCGGGGATTTTTTCATCTCATGTCACGGCATCGCTGGAACTGCCTAGTCCTGCCATCCATCATCCACTTTCTTGGCTACTCACGTCGATTGATGAAGTGATGGCGGGTCAAACCCTACTCGGTGGAAGCGTACACATCAATTGCCCATTTCCTGAGCCCTTGTATTCGGCTGGGGATGAGGCAATTTATCAACCCTATTTACAACCAGTTCAGCGTTGGCGTGAGCAAGCTCGGCCGTATACCCAAGTTCACCAAGGATTAGTGCAGAGTGTGCCTGCAGCAATCGATGGCTTGCTGACTAAAGGGGTGGTGATAGTTGGCTCGCTGAGCTTGCAAGAGGCTCAAGCGGCAAAGCGTTTTGCCAAAGCGATGGGCTGGCCGCTACTGTGCGATCCGCAATCGGGCATCAGTAGCCAATGGGCACATTTTGATCTCTGGCTGCAGCATCCCAAAGCACGTGAACAGCTCAATCAAGCTCAATGTGTGGTTCAATTTGGCTCGCGGATTGTCTCCAAACGTCTGTTGCAGTGGTTAGAAGCGTGGTGCGCCACGGGTCTTGGCGAGTATCATTACATTGCGCCGCACAGCGCACGCAATAACCCTTGGCACGCCATGCAGCAGCAGTGGGTGTGTGAGATTACCCTCTGGGTAGACGCTGTACTCAGCAAACGCATAGCGGGTCAACATACCCAGCAAGGTTGGGCCGATGAGTTAACCCATTATGCGCAGTCGGTTCGCCAACTGGCGCAACTGCATTTCTCCTCTTCTTCCCTGAGTGAAGTCGCACTGGCGTTAGATTTGACTGAGCGCGCTACGCAAGCGGATCTGTTTTTGGGCAACAGCCTGATTGTGCGTTTGGTGGATATGTTCAGCGCGCTTGATGGGCGTGAAGTGTTCTCCAATCGG containing:
- a CDS encoding Slp family lipoprotein, with product MKMHVLKLLIIPTMALLLSACTSLPPELGNPDDKSVVTQYSAWLERDPAAQSPVRMGGVVANISNQKDRTRVELVNLPIDSAGRPNIHHEPQGRFVAYVPGFLDPITYGEGRLLTLYGTTAPSEQGKVGDYEHTYPVMNAQGYHLWRVEERVEVEEIGPYMFPCRGFYCWPRTMPERGGKIIQEVK
- a CDS encoding alpha/beta fold hydrolase, with amino-acid sequence MNQISTTYLLEQGQLAAIEVGNAKMAEVSVIFIHGWLDNAASFLSLMAALHALDPKLHLCAVDLPGHGLSSHKAGYPAFHDYIDDIDQLLLNLSPNKPVLVGHSLGALIASCYSAAFPEQVSALVQIEGFGPLAEPANQSVTRLRQGIRSRHALRKAKPRGYASFEHALRHRALANQLPAELLRPLVERGTYQHNEQWFWRHDLKLKADSLYRMSPEQAAQICEQVCCPQQVILGTQGFASLQQRVQEENLAAIPIHTVTGGHHCHLEQPQFVAELIFGLVNKI
- the fadD gene encoding long-chain-fatty-acid--CoA ligase FadD, with protein sequence MDKPWLSRYPKDVPETINPDQYPSLVEMFEQSVHKYADQPAFMNMGAVMTFRKLEERSRAFAAYLQNDLKLKKGDRVALMMPNLLQYPVALFGVLRAGMIAVNVNPLYTPRELEHQLNDADVRAIVIVSNFANTLEQIVANTQVKHVVLTSLGQMLPRAKGTIVDFVVKYVKGMVPKYDLPGAISMRKALHKGRRLQYVKPFMSGEDIAFLQYTGGTTGVAKGAILTHRNMVANVLQAKGAYGPVLQEGRELVVTALPLYHVFALTVNCLLFIEMGGSNLLITNPRDIPGFVKELQKYPFTAITGVNTLFNALVNNEDFHELDFKNMKLAVGGGMAVQRAVADRWKKTTGVHLLEGYGLTECSPLVTGNPYDLTDYTGAIGLPVPSTEVRIVDDAGNVLPNDQVGELQVRGPQVMQGYWQRPEATKEVLNAEGWLSTGDIVKFDEQGLLHIVDRKKDMILVSGFNVYPNEIEDVVALHGKVLEVAAIGQANDVSGELVKIYVVKRDPSLTKDEVIAHCRKHLTGYKVPKLVEFRDDLPKTNVGKILRRVLREENDAQLAAKAKQSA
- the rnd gene encoding ribonuclease D; protein product: MNYQIITQLGDLQRACLTARDADVVMLDTEFVRTRTFFPQLGLIQMFDGENLSLIDPTVLDEMTPFVELLQDTSVLKVLHACGEDLEVFQNAFGCTPFPMVDTQIMAAFLGYGLSTGFAALVQDQLQVELDKSESRTDWLARPLSDKQLEYAAADVFYLLPMYEKLVERVTQAGWWDAALQESELQVAKRTKIMNPELAYLEIKGAWQLKPKELAILKPLATWRYHEAVKRDLALNFVIKETDLLTISRLALLSPKRMEEEGIDPHAIRRHSSKIITMVKAALETPADAYPPEIIPIMEYPGYKQLFKRLKDEVKGVSNTSGLATEFLASKKQLNQLLSWVWKRDRDPARLPDLMQGWRLPLLGEKLNTLVSK